Sequence from the Pseudopipra pipra isolate bDixPip1 chromosome 16, bDixPip1.hap1, whole genome shotgun sequence genome:
CCTGCGGGAACGTGCTGGTGGCCGAGGAGGGGCCGCGCTGCCACCGCTTCGCCTGCACCACCTGCCCCTACGTGCGCAATGTCACCAGGAAGGTACCGGGGGCGCGGGGGTTGACCCGGGGCGGGGGGTTGGCGGTCCCCGCTGAGCTCTCCCGGTCCCGCAGGTGACCAGCAGGAAGTACCCGCGGCTGAAGGAGGTGGACGATGTGCTGGGCGGCGCCGCGGCCTGGGAGAACGTGGACTCCACGGCAGGtcagggccgggccggggggccGAggaggggccgggcgggggtCGGGTCCGCCctgccccgccctgccctgccctcacgGGCGCTCTCTGTCCCGCAGAGCCGTGCCCCAAGTGCGAGCACCCCCGCGCCTACTTCATGCAGATCCAGACGCGCTCGGCCGACGAGCCCATGACCACGTTCTACAAGTGCTGCAACCCGCAGTGCGGGCACCGCTGGCGGGACTGAGGGGGCTGCGGGGATGGGGCGCGGGGGTCCCGCCGCTGCAATAAACCTGGCACTGGGTGCGAGGGACCGTCTGCTGCGTGGTTGCTTTAACCCTGCTCCGAGCCGCGGGCACAGCTGGGAACAGGCTCCAAGAGGGTGTTTTGCCTGTGCGGCGGCCCcgggcaggccctgagctcccACAGTGCAGGGGTGAGAGCACACAGCGTGAGACTCGTGCCCTGCACACCAAGGAACCAGTGCTGGAAATGCAGGCGGGCCTGAAGGTAAATAAGCTGAAGGGTGGTGATGAAACCCCAGCACTGAGCCAGCTGCTGTGCCACGGCACAGAAGGCAAAGCAAAGGTGAAGCGTTTCCTCTCTTGTGTTACAGGTTTTTTTACTGATCGTATAAGAAAAATGGCAGAGGGATTTTGATGTAACAAAACTTAATACTGTCTGTTGAAATAAAATTCAACACCAATAAAGGCAGAATTATGAATGTGCAAACACAGCTTCAGTGTTCAGAGCTAGGGAGTCTAGCAGCAAAATGAGCTGTTTGCACACTATGTAGTGCAATGAACTACATTGTTCTTAGAGACCCTGAGTCTTTCAACTGCTTTGAACAGAATGGAATCCTTACTGGAAAGGTTTTAAAAGCGTTCAAGATGTAATATTCAGAATTACTAGGTGTTCATCTATAACCTGACAGTTTCTCTGTGCAGAACTGTGCTCTCTGTgttacagagaggaaaaatccAAAATGGGACCTTTGCTGTGACCTGTGGAAACACCCTAAGTTAAATCAGGAACCACAAACTATACACCCTGCAAGCAGTTATTGGTGAAGAGATAATATACTTCAAGCAGGATCACGTATTACTTCTGTCTTAACATCAAACTTTATTCTCAGTTTAAATACATTCAGAAGTAAAAAGGATAAATAACTTAATAAAAACATAATGGAGGAAAAATTGCAGCGTTTCATCTGCATTAATGCTCCCTCCTACAGGCTAAGCCAATTTGATATGACTCAGCTTTACCTCCTATACAGGGATAATCTGCACCCACTTATTCCAGTTCACTTCAGAGGGGAACACTCTCCCCAGCCTGAGGGTACAATCTATCGTGGGCTCGTAGTAGATCGTTGGGGTTTCACTCAGTTTGGGATTGTTGAGTTGTTCTTCCACAACTGGCTGAGAGAAGAGTGACACTGGGGATGGCTTTTTCAGGTAGAACCGTCTGATGCAACCCAGAGTTTCCAGACCCTGCGGAAAAATTCACATATTTTAGTGCGGGCAGttgcagtggggaaaaaaaaaatgccctgaATGCTCCTCTACCTATGGTGTTCTCAGAAATGCTGGGCAATTTATACCAAAAGTGGCTTCCCTTGAGCCCCTCAGGGGAAGTCTTGCTTACAGGAAGGGCTGCAGTGTCACTGCTGCACTTAAGATTTTGAATtcttataggaaaaaaaaaatgtaagtcAAGATTTAATTTCCAAAGTAGCAGTGGTGGCAGTCAAACTTcatgatgggaaaaaaatacaaaagataaACTCCAAATTTTCTTGCCATGTACTGTTTCACAGTTAAGGATGTGGATCTTCAGGACAGTAGGTCTCATTTacacacagcacagacacatCTCAGTCTGGTTCCTACTTCAAAGACTGCCCATCTAGAAGgtacataaggaaaaaaattaggaacaCTGGGATTATCTACAGTGGTtgggggttggaaccagatgatctttaaggtcccttccatcccaaaccattctgtgatcctatgatTAACACTGCATTAAACGGCCACTTAGTATTTCACAGTGAGAAGCCCCCACTTGTCAGTAACCACCTAAAATTTCAACTCCCTGTACACCCATTTCAGAAGCAAGCTCAAATTTTGAACTCAGTAACAGGGTAACTCCAAGGATGGGTAAATCaggcttccctccttcctcactgTGAGCACTGACTCGCTCTGGCTTTGGTTGATTTACACCAAAGGGAGAAGGTGGTTTTTCGTGGCTCATTCACACTCCTGTTTTCCTGGGACTCCCAGCAATGGATCTGCTGGCTCTTGGTGTGGAAGCTGAGCTGGATTAAAGCTCCCAGAGTGGCTCAGGTACCTGCAGGATCTCCAGCACAGCCACGGGCTGCAGCACCCCACTGTAATGCTGCAGCAGCGCCGCCTCCGTCAGGCCCGGCTTTGCCATGACGTGATAGAGCACAGCCTCCATCATCCCCTTGCACACAGGCTTGTTCAGGTTCCCATCCACGATCCTCCACGGTCTCCCAATGAAGCAGACATCCTCACAGGCCCTGCAGAACACAATCAAAGCTCAGCTCTGTCAGGAGTTCATCTAGTTAAGATCTCCTATCAGAATTTCCGCATTACAGAGACTCTCACTCCATCCACTGCAGTGTTTGCTCACAGGTGTAAATCCTgtggctgctctgagcagggccTGGTGCTGATCCACCAGACAGCTCCAGACCTGCAGGATTTCACTTTTAGCACCATTACACACTCAGAAGTTACCCTGAGTCTCTGACCAGGAAAGCTTTGTTTGGTATTGGCCCTAATATCCTCCAAAAGTTATCAAAGACCTGCTTCAATCTCAAtagtgaaaggaaagaaaatcctcATTTTCAGTAGCATTGTGGAGTCAAAAGACAGACCCTGCATGGAGATTCCCATTTCTCATATTGCAGTTTCTCCAGGCCTTTCCTGGGCACCTGAAAGTTGAGGCTTTCTGGCACTGGACTTATTTATGAAGTAAaatcattttttccctctgataTTTGAAGCCAGTTGCTTTTGGAGTAAAAACAAGTATCAGAGAAATTTTTCCAGCATGCATATGAGTGTGAGTAACATGAACAAGGGAGGAAGACCTGGGGTTTCTCCATCATCAATTCTCACTGCCCACCAGAGCCCAAAACTAGGGTTTCCAAATCAGCTGCTTCCAGTATTATTTTGGGAGTGCCAAGTGTTTAGTTATTCTGCAGACAGCCCTGTTACTCACCGGTCCCTGGCTGCCTGGGGGGCATCTGTCATGGAGCTGCCTGGAAAGAAAAGGACACATATTTTCTTATCAACTTCTTATCTAGTGGAAAAAAGAGTAAAAGGTGGCCAAGCTGTAAAGTGCAACAGCTTGTTAGGAAACCACCCGAGCAAACTATGCTCAGTTgtggggagctctgagctgcccctgacctgcctgcagcaccctcCTCCCTCACCTCCTGCCACAACCACATCTCTCTACTCAAGCACACCTGTGgttcccttcccaaatcccagcaaGAAGCTTTATTCCTACAAGTCTGATGACATGGCTGG
This genomic interval carries:
- the POLR3K gene encoding DNA-directed RNA polymerase III subunit RPC10, coding for MLLFCPACGNVLVAEEGPRCHRFACTTCPYVRNVTRKVTSRKYPRLKEVDDVLGGAAAWENVDSTAEPCPKCEHPRAYFMQIQTRSADEPMTTFYKCCNPQCGHRWRD